In a genomic window of Erigeron canadensis isolate Cc75 chromosome 5, C_canadensis_v1, whole genome shotgun sequence:
- the LOC122601157 gene encoding protein TRACHEARY ELEMENT DIFFERENTIATION-RELATED 7A-like encodes MGQLHTLALFFFFIYIFALGVTPSPTPNANTLCISECGTCPVICSPPPSPVESKPQPVETKPPREGTIMPPPEGKTKPPPSQTPVDSSEPPPYLTPIYHPIPPESISQPPPTPPPRQRPAKSCPPPSYITTGTNAPPPPPKLVVVPSTQLPPSDQGIGQKNYSYPYYYFYASKGVTFSFEYTSSLMLFVSIYFIFLFIG; translated from the coding sequence atgggaCAACTTCATACTCTTgccttatttttctttttcatatacaTATTTGCTTTAGGAGTCACACCATCACCAACACCAAATGCAAATACACTTTGTATTAGTGAATGTGGCACTTGCCCTGTGATATGTTCCCCTCCACCATCCCCGGTAGAGTCAAAACCCCAACCCGTGGAGACTAAGCCACCACGTGAGGGGACAATAATGCCACCACCAGAGGGGAAGACAAAACCACCACCGTCCCAAACACCTGTTGACTCATCAGAGCCACCACCGTATCTAACTCCTATATATCACCCGATACCACCAGAATCTATCTCACAACCACCACCTACACCACCACCCCGACAACGGCCAGCTAAGTCATGTCCACCACCATCTTACATTACAACGGGCACCAATGCACCACCTCCTCCACCCAAATTGGTGGTTGTCCCTTCAACTCAGCTTCCGCCCAGTGATCAAGGCATTGGACAAAAGAATTACTCATACCCTTATTACTATTTCTATGCTTCAAAGGGTGTAACTTTTTCTTTCGAGTATACTAGTTCTCTTATGCTTTTCGTAtctatttatttcatttttctcttTATAGGGTAA
- the LOC122600184 gene encoding tonoplast dicarboxylate transporter isoform X1, whose protein sequence is MDDTMNSSPLLPLHEKTEGSSIHRSISFHTRIKSIFTLKNFFILLGPLLCSIICIFVNDQFDNSSRNMLGVLAWVFAWWLTEAVPMPITSMSPLFLFPIFGIADADVVAHSYMDDVISLVLGSFILALAVEHYNIHRRLALNITLLFCGDPLNPQLLLLGICATTAFVSMWMHNVAAAVMMMPVATGILQRLPSSTSSSSSSEASKFCKAVVLGVTYSAAIGGMSTLTGTGVNLILVGMWKSYFPEADPISFNTWFYFGFPLALLLFFALWAILCLIYCPRSSSPTLSTYLDKAHLQRELDLLGPMAFAEKMVLAVFSTLIILWMTRSITDDIPGWGALFNNRAGDGTVSVMMATLLFIIPNKKQEGEKLMDWNKCKKLPWNIVLLLGAGFAIAEGVRTSGLADELSKTLDFLGQTPYLAIAPSICIISGVITEFTSNNAVTTLLVPLLIQIAQEIHVHPLLLMIPGAIGAQFAFLLPTGTPSNIVGFSTGHIDIVDMLKTGLPLKIAGTLALSLLMPTLGAFVFVKNKSG, encoded by the exons ATGGATGATACCATGAACTCCTCCCCGCTCCTCCCGTTACATGAAAAAACAGAAGGTTCGTCAATCCACCGGTCAATTAGCTTCCACACCCGAATCAAATCGATTTTCACCCTAAAAAATTTCTTCATACTTTTGGGTCCTCTGCTATGcagtattatatgtatatttgttaatGACCAGTTTGATAATTCTAGCCGTAATATGTTGGGGGTGCTTGCATGGGTGTTCGCTTGGTGGCTCACTGAGGCCGTACCCATGCCGATAACATCCATGTCACCCCTGTTTCTTTTCCCTATTTTTGGGATTGCGGATGCTGATGTGGTGGCACACTCATATATGGATGATGTCATTTCCCTTGTTCTTGGAAGTTTTATTCTTGCTCTTGCTGTTGAGCATTACAACATCCATAGAAGGTTAGCCTTGAAT ATAACGCTATTGTTTTGTGGAGATCCATTAAACCCACAACTTTTACTTTTAGGGATATGTGCCACAACGGCATTCGTAAGTATGTGGATGCACAATGTGGCGGCCGCCGTCATGATGATGCCAGTGGCGACCGGAATCCTCCAAAGGTTGCCAAGTTCCACCTCCTCATCGTCGTCGAGCGAGGCAAGTAAGTTTTGCAAAGCAGTGGTTCTTGGGGTCACATACTCTGCGGCAATTGGGGGAATGAGCACATTAACAGGGACAGGTGTAAACCTAATATTGGTTGGAATGTGGAAAAGCTATTTTCCAGAAGCAGATCCTATAAGCTTTAACACATGGTTTTACTTTGGGTTTCCCTTGGCCTTGTTACTCTTCTTTGCTTTGTGGGCTATACTTTGTCTTATTTATTGTCCAAGAAGCTCCAGTCCAACTCTTTCAACTTACTTGGATAAAGCCCATTTACAAAGAGAACTTGATTTATTAG gtcCAATGGCTTTTGCTGAAAAAATGGTACTAGCTGTGTTCTCA ACGTTAATTATTTTGTGGATGACGCGAAGCATTACGGACGATATTCCTGGATGGGGAGCCCTTTTCAATAACCGTGCTGGTGATGGAACTGTTAGC gTGATGATGGCAACTCTACTCTTCATAATCCCTAATAAAAAACAAGAAGGAGAGAAGCTAATGGATTGGAATAAATGCAAAAAATTACCATGGAATATTGTCTTATTACTTGGGGCTGGTTTTGCAATAGCAGAGGGAGTAAGAACAAGTGGTCTTGCAGATGAGTTGTCTAAAACACTCGACTTTCTCGGACAGACCCCCTACTTGGCCATTGCGCCGAGTATTTGTATTATAAGTGGAGTCATCACCGAGTTCACATCCAACAATGCCGTGACTACTCTTCTTGTACCGCTACTCATCCAAATCGCGCAAGAGATTCATGTCCACCCTCTTCTCCTTATGATTCCCGGAGCCATTGGAGCTCAATTTGCTTTCTTACTTCCCACCGGAACCCCTTCAAATATCGTAGGATTCTCAACTGGACATATAGATATTGTAGATATGCTTAAGACTGGCTTGCCTCTAAAGATTGCAGGAACACTAGCATTGTCACTTTTGATGCCCACTCTTG GAGCATTTGTGTTCGTGAAGAACAAGAGTGGTTAA
- the LOC122600184 gene encoding tonoplast dicarboxylate transporter isoform X2 — MDDTMNSSPLLPLHEKTEGSSIHRSISFHTRIKSIFTLKNFFILLGPLLCSIICIFVNDQFDNSSRNMLGVLAWVFAWWLTEAVPMPITSMSPLFLFPIFGIADADVVAHSYMDDVISLVLGSFILALAVEHYNIHRRLALNITLLFCGDPLNPQLLLLGICATTAFVSMWMHNVAAAVMMMPVATGILQRLPSSTSSSSSSEASKFCKAVVLGVTYSAAIGGMSTLTGTGVNLILVGMWKSYFPEADPISFNTWFYFGFPLALLLFFALWAILCLIYCPRSSSPTLSTYLDKAHLQRELDLLGPMAFAEKMTLIILWMTRSITDDIPGWGALFNNRAGDGTVSVMMATLLFIIPNKKQEGEKLMDWNKCKKLPWNIVLLLGAGFAIAEGVRTSGLADELSKTLDFLGQTPYLAIAPSICIISGVITEFTSNNAVTTLLVPLLIQIAQEIHVHPLLLMIPGAIGAQFAFLLPTGTPSNIVGFSTGHIDIVDMLKTGLPLKIAGTLALSLLMPTLGAFVFVKNKSG, encoded by the exons ATGGATGATACCATGAACTCCTCCCCGCTCCTCCCGTTACATGAAAAAACAGAAGGTTCGTCAATCCACCGGTCAATTAGCTTCCACACCCGAATCAAATCGATTTTCACCCTAAAAAATTTCTTCATACTTTTGGGTCCTCTGCTATGcagtattatatgtatatttgttaatGACCAGTTTGATAATTCTAGCCGTAATATGTTGGGGGTGCTTGCATGGGTGTTCGCTTGGTGGCTCACTGAGGCCGTACCCATGCCGATAACATCCATGTCACCCCTGTTTCTTTTCCCTATTTTTGGGATTGCGGATGCTGATGTGGTGGCACACTCATATATGGATGATGTCATTTCCCTTGTTCTTGGAAGTTTTATTCTTGCTCTTGCTGTTGAGCATTACAACATCCATAGAAGGTTAGCCTTGAAT ATAACGCTATTGTTTTGTGGAGATCCATTAAACCCACAACTTTTACTTTTAGGGATATGTGCCACAACGGCATTCGTAAGTATGTGGATGCACAATGTGGCGGCCGCCGTCATGATGATGCCAGTGGCGACCGGAATCCTCCAAAGGTTGCCAAGTTCCACCTCCTCATCGTCGTCGAGCGAGGCAAGTAAGTTTTGCAAAGCAGTGGTTCTTGGGGTCACATACTCTGCGGCAATTGGGGGAATGAGCACATTAACAGGGACAGGTGTAAACCTAATATTGGTTGGAATGTGGAAAAGCTATTTTCCAGAAGCAGATCCTATAAGCTTTAACACATGGTTTTACTTTGGGTTTCCCTTGGCCTTGTTACTCTTCTTTGCTTTGTGGGCTATACTTTGTCTTATTTATTGTCCAAGAAGCTCCAGTCCAACTCTTTCAACTTACTTGGATAAAGCCCATTTACAAAGAGAACTTGATTTATTAG gtcCAATGGCTTTTGCTGAAAAAATG ACGTTAATTATTTTGTGGATGACGCGAAGCATTACGGACGATATTCCTGGATGGGGAGCCCTTTTCAATAACCGTGCTGGTGATGGAACTGTTAGC gTGATGATGGCAACTCTACTCTTCATAATCCCTAATAAAAAACAAGAAGGAGAGAAGCTAATGGATTGGAATAAATGCAAAAAATTACCATGGAATATTGTCTTATTACTTGGGGCTGGTTTTGCAATAGCAGAGGGAGTAAGAACAAGTGGTCTTGCAGATGAGTTGTCTAAAACACTCGACTTTCTCGGACAGACCCCCTACTTGGCCATTGCGCCGAGTATTTGTATTATAAGTGGAGTCATCACCGAGTTCACATCCAACAATGCCGTGACTACTCTTCTTGTACCGCTACTCATCCAAATCGCGCAAGAGATTCATGTCCACCCTCTTCTCCTTATGATTCCCGGAGCCATTGGAGCTCAATTTGCTTTCTTACTTCCCACCGGAACCCCTTCAAATATCGTAGGATTCTCAACTGGACATATAGATATTGTAGATATGCTTAAGACTGGCTTGCCTCTAAAGATTGCAGGAACACTAGCATTGTCACTTTTGATGCCCACTCTTG GAGCATTTGTGTTCGTGAAGAACAAGAGTGGTTAA